One part of the Osmerus mordax isolate fOsmMor3 chromosome 18, fOsmMor3.pri, whole genome shotgun sequence genome encodes these proteins:
- the edn2 gene encoding endothelin-2, with the protein MALSLFRTLTFTLILCVVLQEGIGLPVSGQSETPAKPATHRVRTKRCSCSNWMDTECIYFCHLDIIWVNTPSKIAPYGLGSPLSRRRRSAARCECARPDDKTCSGFCHDSSENSSIVKVSPLEEMGVRSDVSHKTFLTSLRNVVKANMAAARLPASSRKKSSRANRPQIK; encoded by the exons ATGGCTCTTTCTCTGTTCAGAACGCTGACTTTCACTCTCATACTCTGTGTGGTCCTACAGGAGG GTATTGGGCTGCCTGTATCGGGTCAGTCTGAGACTCCAGCCAAGCCTGCCACACACCGTGTCAGAACCAAGCGCTGCTCCTGCAGCAACTGGATGGACACGGAATGTATCTACTTCTGCCACCTGGATATTATCTGGGTTAATACTCCCAG TAAGATCGCCCCCTATGGCTTGGGAAGCCCCCTGTCTCGGCGCCGTCGCTCCGCCGCTCGCTGTGAGTGCGCCCGCCCTGACGACAAGACCTGCTCAGGGTTCTGCCACGACAG CTCTGAGAATTCCAGCATTGTGAAGGTCAGCCCTTTAGAAGAGATGGGTGTCCGCTCAGACGTTAGCCACAAAACCTTTCTGACCTCCCTCAG AAATGTGGTCAAAGCCAATATGGCTGCTGCACGTCTGCCAGCCTCCTCAAGGAAGAAATCCTCCAGAGCCAACAGACCCCAGATCAAGTAG